One window of the Verrucomicrobiota bacterium genome contains the following:
- a CDS encoding MFS transporter, translating to MPLVPSHLPKGRLPKRVQFAGANASQLREPVFKRLPYPFLVAAVTFVTLVAAAGVLSVPTMYVRPFESEFGWSAGQVSMAQALQIALFGLTGPFAAAAMERYGVRKTIACALGVLAIASLSVTRVTALWQLLPWAAVVGVGAGTIALTLGATIANRWFLAQRGTVLGLFTAGNATGQLVFLPMFGALIEHQGWRPCAYILAALTFSFIPFFWLAMRERPVDAGIPPWGGTAIEPAPTHTRNPLAEAFRTLRQASRSRTFWLLAGSFFICGASTNGLIGAHLVPACGDRGIPETRAAGLLALMGLFDLIGTTMSGWLSDRCDSRWLLFWYYGLRGLSLLFLPFAFGSGMLGLPVFAVFYGLDWIATVPPTVRLATLAFGRERAPVVFGWIATAHQLGAACTALAAGWSRTALGTYDDAFLTSGLLCLVGSTLVLSIARRPPLEPAFATALAT from the coding sequence ATGCCACTCGTTCCCAGTCACCTGCCCAAAGGTCGTCTTCCGAAAAGGGTTCAATTCGCCGGCGCGAATGCGTCCCAGCTGCGCGAGCCGGTCTTCAAACGTCTTCCATACCCGTTTCTCGTGGCGGCCGTCACGTTTGTGACGCTTGTTGCCGCCGCGGGCGTGCTCTCGGTTCCGACGATGTACGTGCGCCCTTTTGAAAGCGAGTTCGGGTGGTCGGCCGGTCAGGTTTCCATGGCGCAGGCACTCCAGATCGCTCTCTTCGGGCTTACCGGGCCGTTCGCGGCCGCCGCGATGGAGCGTTACGGCGTCCGGAAAACCATCGCGTGCGCGCTCGGGGTCCTGGCGATCGCCTCACTGAGCGTCACGCGGGTGACGGCCCTCTGGCAGCTGCTTCCCTGGGCAGCGGTCGTGGGCGTTGGTGCGGGCACCATCGCGCTGACGCTTGGCGCGACGATCGCCAATCGCTGGTTTCTCGCGCAGCGCGGGACGGTCCTGGGGCTCTTTACCGCCGGTAACGCCACCGGCCAGTTGGTGTTTCTCCCGATGTTCGGCGCCTTAATTGAGCATCAGGGCTGGCGACCTTGCGCCTACATCCTTGCGGCGCTCACGTTCTCGTTCATCCCGTTTTTCTGGCTTGCGATGCGGGAGCGTCCCGTTGACGCCGGCATTCCCCCCTGGGGCGGCACTGCGATTGAGCCGGCGCCTACCCACACCCGAAACCCGTTGGCCGAAGCGTTTCGAACTCTCCGGCAAGCGTCGCGCTCGCGCACGTTCTGGTTGCTCGCCGGTTCCTTCTTCATCTGCGGCGCAAGCACCAACGGGCTCATCGGTGCCCACCTGGTTCCCGCTTGCGGCGACCGCGGCATCCCGGAAACGCGTGCCGCCGGCTTACTTGCGCTCATGGGACTATTCGACCTGATTGGCACGACGATGTCAGGCTGGCTCTCCGACCGCTGCGATTCCCGCTGGCTGCTCTTCTGGTACTACGGGCTGCGCGGTTTGTCGTTGCTGTTTCTACCGTTCGCTTTCGGATCCGGAATGCTGGGCCTTCCGGTATTCGCGGTGTTTTACGGTCTTGATTGGATCGCGACGGTGCCTCCAACGGTTCGCCTTGCCACCCTGGCGTTCGGCCGGGAGCGCGCACCGGTTGTCTTCGGCTGGATCGCTACTGCCCATCAGCTCGGGGCGGCCTGCACGGCTCTGGCTGCCGGTTGGTCCCGGACCGCGCTCGGCACCTATGACGATGCGTTCCTGACCAGCGGCCTGCTTTGCCTGGTGGGAAGCACCTTGGTTCTCTCGATTGCGCGCCGGCCGCCCCTTGAGCCGGCATTTGC